From a region of the Georgenia yuyongxinii genome:
- a CDS encoding glycosyltransferase family 4 protein, with protein MRVVLATRIFTPEPAAASFRLQSLAEALARAGHHVRVLTTRVPEGRASTGGDRASAGGVRASARSESARGVAVSRWPVVRDKQGYVRGYLQYLSFDVPLAVRLAVTRADVVVVEPPPTTGAVVRVMSTLRRTPYVYYAADVWSDAAAQTGAPKIVVALLRRLEAWVLRGAARVIAVSDGVADRVRQLGATHVEVVPNGVDTAIFRPDGDAAAPGPYLLYAGTASEWQGADIFARAMPKVLARVPDARLVYIGQGSAWEHIGELARHLPSGAVELRDAVPPVEAARWQRGAVAAVVSIVPGQGYDFAYPTKILAALASGTPVIYAGVGPAAADVRDHRLGWVTDYDVDAVVEAMTEALERADDGATSARLTAWVEQHRSQRSSGERAAAVVAAARGQTTT; from the coding sequence GTGCGCGTCGTCCTGGCGACCAGGATCTTCACCCCCGAGCCCGCCGCGGCGTCCTTCCGGCTGCAGTCGCTGGCGGAAGCCCTCGCCCGCGCGGGTCACCACGTCCGGGTGCTCACCACGCGCGTCCCCGAGGGCCGTGCCAGCACCGGCGGGGACCGCGCCAGCGCCGGCGGGGTCCGCGCCAGCGCCCGCTCGGAATCGGCACGCGGCGTCGCCGTCTCCCGCTGGCCTGTCGTGCGCGACAAGCAGGGCTACGTGCGCGGCTACCTGCAGTACCTGAGCTTCGACGTGCCGCTCGCCGTGCGCCTGGCCGTGACTCGCGCAGACGTCGTCGTCGTCGAGCCACCCCCGACGACCGGCGCCGTGGTCCGCGTCATGAGCACGCTGCGCCGCACGCCGTACGTGTACTACGCGGCCGACGTCTGGTCGGACGCCGCCGCCCAGACCGGTGCACCGAAGATCGTCGTCGCCCTGCTGCGACGGCTCGAGGCCTGGGTGCTGCGCGGCGCCGCCCGGGTGATCGCGGTCTCCGACGGCGTCGCCGACCGCGTGCGCCAGCTCGGCGCCACCCACGTCGAGGTCGTGCCGAACGGCGTCGACACTGCGATCTTCCGTCCCGACGGCGACGCCGCGGCTCCCGGCCCCTACCTGCTCTACGCCGGCACCGCCTCCGAGTGGCAGGGCGCGGACATCTTCGCCCGCGCCATGCCGAAGGTCCTCGCCCGTGTGCCCGACGCTCGGCTCGTCTACATCGGCCAAGGCAGCGCATGGGAGCACATCGGCGAGCTCGCCCGACATCTACCCTCCGGCGCCGTCGAGCTCCGCGACGCCGTTCCGCCGGTCGAGGCGGCCCGCTGGCAGCGTGGCGCCGTCGCCGCGGTGGTCAGCATCGTGCCGGGACAGGGCTACGACTTCGCCTACCCGACGAAGATCCTCGCCGCCCTGGCCAGCGGCACCCCGGTGATCTACGCCGGCGTCGGCCCCGCCGCCGCAGACGTGCGGGACCACCGGCTCGGCTGGGTCACCGACTACGATGTCGATGCGGTCGTTGAGGCGATGACGGAGGCCCTCGAGCGAGCGGACGACGGCGCCACGAGCGCGCGGCTGACAGCCTGGGTGGAGCAACACCGTTCTCAGCGCAGCAGCGGCGAGCGGGCCGCCGCCGTAGTCGCGGCCGCGCGAGGTCAAACCACAACCTGA
- a CDS encoding ABC transporter substrate-binding protein, producing MKRSKSSILGAALAATALTLAACSSDSEANGTDAAGGEQETVEIGITQIVSHTSLDAAREGFKNALADNGYVEGENVTYDEQNAQGDQATATSIANKFASDGKDLVLAIATPTAQAAAQAITDIPILITAVTEPAEAGLVDSWEAPGGNITGTSDLNAVEEQLGLIKELAPDAKTVGVVYSSGEINSQVQVDLAKEAAEKLGLTLEEATITTSGEVQQAANSLDVDAFYVPTDNNVVSALDALVQVAEEKQVPVVVGEGDSVTNGGVATYGFDYEQLGYQTGLMAVKILDEGADPAEMPIEKPTDLKLYVNPTAAERMGVTIPQELLDSADVVVQE from the coding sequence ATGAAGCGCTCGAAGTCGAGCATCCTTGGCGCGGCGCTCGCGGCCACCGCCCTCACCCTGGCCGCCTGCAGCAGCGACTCCGAGGCCAACGGCACCGACGCCGCCGGTGGCGAGCAGGAGACCGTCGAGATCGGCATCACCCAGATCGTCTCGCACACCTCCCTCGACGCCGCCCGTGAGGGCTTCAAGAACGCGCTGGCGGACAACGGCTACGTCGAGGGTGAGAACGTCACCTACGACGAGCAGAACGCCCAGGGCGACCAGGCCACCGCCACCTCCATCGCGAACAAGTTCGCCTCGGACGGCAAGGACCTCGTCCTGGCCATCGCCACCCCGACGGCGCAGGCCGCCGCGCAGGCGATCACCGACATCCCGATCCTCATCACCGCCGTCACCGAGCCCGCCGAGGCCGGCCTGGTGGACAGCTGGGAGGCCCCGGGCGGCAACATCACCGGCACCTCCGACCTGAACGCCGTCGAGGAGCAGCTCGGCCTCATTAAGGAGCTCGCGCCGGACGCCAAGACCGTCGGCGTCGTCTACTCCTCCGGCGAGATCAACTCCCAGGTGCAGGTGGACCTGGCCAAGGAGGCCGCCGAGAAGCTCGGCCTGACCCTCGAGGAAGCCACCATCACCACCTCCGGCGAGGTGCAGCAGGCCGCGAACTCCCTCGACGTCGACGCGTTCTACGTCCCCACCGACAACAACGTCGTCTCCGCGCTCGACGCCCTGGTCCAGGTGGCCGAGGAGAAGCAGGTGCCGGTCGTCGTCGGCGAGGGTGACTCCGTCACCAACGGCGGCGTCGCCACCTACGGCTTCGACTACGAGCAGCTCGGCTACCAGACCGGCCTCATGGCGGTGAAGATCCTCGACGAGGGCGCCGACCCGGCCGAGATGCCGATCGAGAAGCCGACCGACCTGAAGCTGTACGTCAACCCGACGGCGGCCGAGCGCATGGGCGTGACGATCCCGCAGGAGCTGCTCGACAGCGCCGACGTCGTCGTGCAGGAGTAA
- a CDS encoding ABC transporter permease, whose product MIAALELGLIYGLMALGVYLTFRILDFPDLTVDGSFTTGGAVAAILIVGGTNPLLATLAAIAAGLAAGAVTGLLHTKGKINPLLAGIITQIALYSINLRIMGMKANLSLLREDTLITPLRDGGLMGSAVSVALFAVVALVFKLLLDWFLHTDLGLAMQATGDNEEMIRSFGVSTDRMKVLGLALSNGLVALCGALIAQYQGFADIGMGIGLIVAGLASVIIGQAVFGARTIFISTLAVVLGSVLYREVIQVALMVGLEPTDMKLVSAVLVVAALILPQWSGFRWLNSRLGLRRTHTAGTKVKVDA is encoded by the coding sequence ATGATCGCCGCCCTCGAGCTGGGACTGATCTACGGGCTGATGGCCCTGGGGGTCTACCTGACCTTCCGGATCCTCGACTTCCCGGACCTGACGGTCGACGGCAGCTTCACCACCGGAGGCGCCGTCGCCGCCATCCTCATCGTGGGCGGCACCAACCCCCTGCTCGCCACGCTCGCGGCCATCGCCGCGGGCCTGGCGGCAGGGGCGGTCACCGGGCTGCTGCACACCAAGGGCAAGATCAATCCGCTGCTCGCCGGCATCATCACCCAGATCGCGCTGTACTCGATCAACCTGCGCATCATGGGCATGAAGGCGAACCTCTCGCTCCTGCGTGAGGACACCTTGATCACGCCGTTGCGCGACGGCGGCCTCATGGGCAGCGCCGTGTCGGTGGCGCTCTTCGCCGTCGTCGCGCTGGTGTTTAAGCTCCTCCTGGACTGGTTCCTGCACACCGACCTCGGGCTGGCGATGCAGGCCACCGGTGACAACGAGGAGATGATCCGCAGCTTCGGCGTGAGCACCGACCGGATGAAGGTCCTCGGGCTGGCGCTGTCCAACGGCCTGGTCGCCCTGTGCGGCGCGCTCATCGCCCAGTACCAGGGCTTCGCCGACATCGGCATGGGCATCGGTCTCATCGTCGCCGGCCTGGCCTCGGTGATTATTGGCCAGGCCGTCTTCGGGGCCCGGACCATCTTCATCTCCACACTGGCCGTGGTGCTCGGCTCGGTGCTCTACCGGGAGGTCATCCAGGTGGCGCTCATGGTCGGGCTCGAACCCACCGACATGAAGCTGGTCTCCGCCGTGCTCGTGGTGGCCGCGCTGATCCTGCCCCAGTGGAGCGGGTTCCGGTGGCTCAACAGCCGGCTCGGCCTGCGCCGCACCCACACCGCCGGCACGAAGGTGAAGGTGGACGCCTGA